Part of the Sulfobacillus acidophilus DSM 10332 genome, CGGCGTTTTTGTGCCAATAGCCTTCATTGTCGGTCAGGATTCGTAAAAGGTTCGCATCCGCTTCCGGCGAGAGTAAATAATCGCGTTGCCGAACCATTTGGTGGGCAATCAACCAGAGGTCATGGCCACCGTAATTGGGAAATTCCAGGCGAATGGGAAAGCGGGACATGAGCCCGGGATTACTGGCCATGAGCCATCCCATCTCATCCGGGTATCCGGCTAAAATGAGGAGAAATTCTCCCCGGTGGTTTTCCATGGCGGCCACCAAGGTGTCGATCGCCTCTTTGCCGAAATCTTTTTCCCCTCCGCGGGCCAACGCATAGGCCTCATCCAAGAACATCACCCCGCCCAGCGCCCGCTTAATCACGTCGCGGGTTTTTTGGGCAGTATGGCCAATATATTCTCCGACGAGATCGGCCCGCTCGACCTCGACCAGATGGCCTTTCGCCAGGACGCCCAAGGCGTGAAATAGACGGCCTAAAATCCGGGCAACGGTGGTTTTTCCCGTGCCGGGCGCCCCGGAAAACACCATGTGTAACATATGGGGGTCGGTGGCCAATCCGGCGTTTTCGCGCAGCGCTTGAATTTCGACCCAGGCCCGAATCTCGCGCACCATCCGTTTAATGTCCGTGAGCCCGATTAACTGGTCGAGATCGCGTAAGACGTCTTCCGGCGTTTCCGCTTGCGGCTCGGGCGGGCGGGGCCGCGGCGGATTGGGCTTGGCCGGTCGGGTGGGACCGTCTTGTAACGCCTTTAAATAGCGTAAGGCGTCGTCCGGCGCCAACCGACCACCCTCGACCCAATGATAGATTTCTTCCGTTGACGTCGGGCCCAGCGGGGGCGGTGTCCAAGAATCCGTCATCTGGTTTCTTTCCTCCTTCGAGGTACGGTGAGGCGAGGCGCCTGGAGCCGATCGGTTTACTATACGTCGCTACCGGCGATTTCTGTCCTGATTCGAAAAAAACCCCGCTTCGGTGGCAAGTTGTCCACCATCCCGGCATAGATTGGAGGACAAGAATAGGGGGGCGGCTCATGATAGAACGGTGGACGGACTTCAAACGGGACAGGATGTCACGCTGGAGCGAGGCCGTCATGACGGCGACAGGCGCTTTCATCATGACGCTTATCTTGCCGGGATTTCCGGCCGCACCAGCCGGCCAATCGGTCCCGACTCGACGTATCGAACCGCCGACGGTTAGCCAACCGGATCGCCGGGAATGGGTGTTGTTGGCCCAGGGCCGCGTGCGTAAGGTGGTGCCCCGTCCAGCGGCACCGACCGGCCAAGTCTATCGGATCCAATGGGGAGATACCCTCTGGACCCTGGCGGAGCGGTTTCACGTGACGGTCAACGACCTGGAAGAAGCGAATCATCTGACCTCGCCGGAAATTTACGCCGGACAGTCCCTCATCATCCCGGAAACCTACCAGGTAACCGCCGGAGATACCTTAGCCAGTGTGGCCAAAAAATTCGGGGTCCCGTTAGTGCTCCTGTGGCATACCAATCGGCTGGTCAGCGACAAATTAAAGCCGGGGCAAACGTTGGTTATCCCCTACACCGGCTCCCTGCCGGAAACCTATGCGGCGCCTACCCTGTCTACCCCGGACCCCTTAGGCAATTTACCGAATCGGGGGGCACCGGTAACGACGGCACAGTTTACCGCCAATGATCTCTTGATGTTAGCCCATTTGGTTCAAGGAGAGGCCGGCGATCAACCGTTTCTGGGACAAGTTGCGGTTGCCGCGGTTGTGTTAAACCGGTTAAAAACACCCGGCTTTCCGAAAACCCTGGCCGCGGTGATTTGGGATCCGGGACAGTTTGAAAGTGTCAGCGACGGGGCCTACTGGCAAAGTCCCGGCCCCTTGGCTTTTATGGCCGCCAAAGCCGCCATGGCGGGGTGGGATCCCACCGGCGGCGCGCTCTATTTTTATAACCCGTCCTTGCCCCATGCGGCCTGGATGGACACGCTGCCCCAAACGGCGGTGATCGGAAGCCAGGTGTTTTGCCGCTAACGGCCTAAGGAGGCGGTAATGGCGTCTACGGCTTGCTCGGGCGTCCAGGCACTTAAGTCGAGCCAACGCGCCATTTTCTCCGAGCGAAACCAGGTGAGCTGGCGTTTGGCGTATTGCTGCGTATGACGGATAATCAGGCGATCCCGTTCTTCGGCGGTCAACTGACCATAAAGCCACTGAACCACTTCCCGATAGCCGATCGCGGATAGGCTTTGGGCATGGGGGGGGACTCCGTTAGCCAAAAGGCGCCGGACCTCGTCGACCAACCCGGCTGCCAACATGTCCCGGACCCGCTGTTCAATGAGGCGGTGCAATTGACTGGGAGGCCGGGACAACACCCAGTAGCGTACGGCGTAGGGCGATTCGCCCGGGGATCGCTTCAAGCGGCGGCCGGTGTGAAAAAAGACCTCTAAAGCCCGGACGAGTCGGCGATGATCGTTCGGTTGGATGGCGACGTAACTGGCGGGATCGACCACCCGCAACTGGCGGCGTAAGCCGTCCCATCCTTGGGTTTCGCCTTGCCTCATGAGGCGAGCCCGCCACGGCGTTGCGCCGGCATCCTCGGGGAGGTCAAAATTTTGAACGACCGCCCGAATCCAGAGACCGGTACCGCCGACCAAGATCGGTAATCGGCCGCGGGCAGCAATCTCGGCAATGGCCTTTTGGGCGGCCCGTTGATAATCGGCGACCGAAAACGGTTGATCGGGTTCTACAATATCAATCAGGTGGTGGGGAATCTTTTGACGGATCGCGGGCGAAACTTTCGCACTTCCGATATCCAGTCCGCGGTATACTTGGGCGGAATCCGCCGAGACGATTTCGCCGGCCAACTGTTCCGCGACCGCTAAACTCAGCGCGGTTTTACCCACCGCCGTCGGACCGGCAATGACCAACAAGGGAATTTTAGCCGCGGCGTCCAAAACGACGGTCAACCTCCTCTAATGTCAAGTGTAATATCGTAGGCCGCCCGTGCGGACACCCGCGAGGATCTTCGGTTTCGGCCAAATCATCGATGAGCGCCTGCATTTCTTGGTGACTCAACGGCCGATTCGCCTTTATCGCAGCTTTACAGGCCGCCATGGCGAAGAGGGGTTCTTCCACCCAGGAAATGGGATGGGACATGCCGGCGTGCGTCGGCTCCTCCAACGCCTGCAATACCGTCCGCAATACGCCGGCATAGTGCGTCACGTCACGAAACGCGGTGGGAACCGCCTGAATGGCCACAGTCGTCCCCCCGAGTTCGACGAGGTCAAATCCGAGCGTTCGCAAATGCTCGCGATGATCTTGGTAGGTGGCCCATTCGGCCGCCGAAAGGGTTTCGGTTTGCGCCATTAAGAGCGGCTGGCTGGTGCGGACAGCCTCCCCCACTCGGCGGAAGTGCTCGAAATAAATGCGTTCGTGGGCGGCATGCTGATCGATGATGTAAAGCCCGTCGGGTCCTTGGGCTAAGATGTATTTGGCCTGCCATTGGGCCAGAGGGACCAATCCGGCATATTCGGGGTGACGGGATGCCGAGCCGAGACCCGCGGGAGGACCCGACAACTCCCAGGTCGGTTGCAACACGGGTCCGGGCGCCAAATCCCGAGCTTCTTCCTCAGAGACCGCCGGGGCGTTTAGGGCAAAAGGTTTGGCGGCCTCCGCCAACGCGTCTTGAACCGCCCGGTGGCAAAGCGCCGCGACTTGCCGTTCGCCTAACAACCGGACTTCCGCTTTGGTGGGATGGGCGTTGGGATCCACCGTGTCCGGATCCAATGTCAGCCACAACCAAAAATAAGGATATCGGCGGTCGGGCAACTCGGGTTTGAACGCTTCTTCTATCGCGCTTCGAAGTGTCCAGTTGGTAATCCAGCGCCGGTTCAAATAAAGTCCTTGCCCTGCCCGATTGGCCCGGTGAACGTGCGCGGGAGCCACATATCCTTGAATCCTTAAACCGCGACTGAAGGTGTGGTCGATCGCAATCACCTGTTCGGCCAGATCCCGCCCGAAAATAGCCATAATGGCCGCCAGCCGATCCCCCGTACCGCCGGTCTCCAGCAATCGGCGATCATGGTGCCATAAGGTTATGCCGACATCCGGGCGACAAAGCGCCAACTGTTGAACCACCTGCTGACAAGCCGCCAGTTCGGCGGCCGGACTTTTGAGCGCCTTTTGGCGCGCCGGGACGGTATCGAATAAGCGGGTGACCTCGACCTGGGTGCCCTCGGACATCGCGCGGGGCGCGAGGTCACCGATGCGGCCAAATTCCACCGTGAGCGCGTAGCCGACGGCCGCGCCCGATTCGCGGGACGCCAAGGTCAAATGGCTGACCGACGCAATGGCGGCCAGGGCTTCGCCTCGAAAGCCCAGCCAGGGGGAATGCCCCAGGTCATCCAAACGGGTGAGTTTCGACGTGGTATGGCGTTCGGTGGCCAGCATCAAGTCCTCAGGGCCCATTCCGATGCCGTCGTCTTTGACGGATATCCGGGCCAGGCCGCCCTCGTCCAATACGACCCGACACTGGCCGGCATTGGCGTCGAAACTGTTTTCCAGCAGTTCTTTGACGATGGAGGCGGGCCGTTCGACGACTTCCCCTGCGGCAATTTGGTTGGCCACCACCGGATCCAATCGGTGAATACGTCCCATGCTATTTCCCCCCAAGCCGCGCTTGCCATTGTTGTAACCATTGCCACGCTTCGCGGGGCGACACGTCGTCCAGATTGAGGGCTAAGAGGGATTGCCGAAATTGCTCCCAAATCGGGTCCGGCGCAAACAGCGTGATCTGCTCGGCGGGCGCGGCGGCACTCGGATGGCGGGATTCCAGCTCCTTTAAATACGCTTTGGCCCGGGCGATGACGGTGGGCGGCAAGCCGGCCATTTGTGCCACGTGAATCCCATAGGATCGGGACGCCCGACCGGGAATCACCCGATGGGTAAAAATCGGTTGCCGGGCGGTTTCCACGACCTCGACGGTGAGATTCGTCATATGGGGATGCTGTTCGGCCAAATCGGTCAGCTCATGGTAATGGGTGGCAAATAGGGTGATGGGGCCGTCGGCTGTCGCCAGCCGCTCCATCACGGCCAAAGCCAACGCCATTCCGTCATAGGTGGAGGTGCCCCGCCCTAATTCATCAAGCAGCACCAAGGCCCGGGATCCGGCTTGCCGTAAAATGGCGGCCACTTCTTCCATTTCGACCATGAACGTGGATTGCCCGCGCACCAAGTTGTCGTCCGCGCCGATGCGCGTCAGGACGGCGTGTCGTACCGGCATTTGAAAACGACGGGCGGCTACTCCCCCGCCGATTTGGGCCATCAGGACATTTTGGGCGATCGCCCGCATGTAGGTCGATTTGCCTCCCATATTAGGTCCGGTAATCACGATGGCCCGGCAAGGCGGACTAATCGTCAGATCGCTTACCACGTAATCCTCGAGATGCTGCGCCAGCACCGGATGTTGCAATCCTTCAATGACGACAGGAGCCGCGTCGTCGACCCATTGGGGCGAGGTATAGTGATAGCGGACCATTGCTTCCGCCAGCGCATTCAACGCGTCCCACTCCGCCAGTCGGCGGGATACCCGGGTTAAGCGGTCGGCGGATTGGGTAATCGCTTGCAGCCATTTTTCCGTCCAATCCCGTTCCCGTGCCCGGATGGTGCCGTCCGCCGATTGAATTTGGTGTTCCAGTTCCCGCAGCGCGTCTGACGAATAGCGTTCGGTATGGGTGGTGCTCTGCCGCCGCTGCCAGTCGCCAGGCACTTCTTTGGCCTGACTTTTCGTGACCTCGAGATAATAGCCGTAGGTTCGGTGGTATCCGACCCGGAGACTTTTGATACGGGACCGTTCGCGTTCGGTCGCCTCCAAGAGGGCGAGCCGCTCCCGCTGGTCACGCAATAATTGCCGTTGCTGATCGATCTCCGGATCTAATCCGTCTTTGACTAAGGGCGAATCGTCCCAGCGGGCGGGCGGAGGATCGATCAAGCCATCCAAAAGGGTGGCGAGTTCGGTCCAGTCGGTATCCTCCGGATCGAGCCCAGAGGCGTCCGGTGCATCAACCAATAGGGCGGCGATGGTGGGAATGCGCGACAATGCGGTGCGAATCGCCGCCAGGTCCCGCGGTCGGGCCAGCCCGAGTACGGTACGGGCGACCCGCCGCGATAAATCCCCCACTTGGGCTAACGCTTCACGTAGTTGGTCACGGACGAGAGCCTTTTGAACCAGCCACACGACCCGCCGATGGCGGCTTTCAATCGCCGCGCGATCGGCCAACGGCCGCTCCAGCCATTCCCGCAAAACCCGGGAGCCCATTTTGGTGGCCGTTAAATCGAGGTGACGATAAAGGGAATAAGGGCCATCCACGATATCGAGCTGCGCAAGTTGGGTCGGCCCGATGCGGACACTCCCGCCCAGGGCATGCCAAACGATTTGGGTCAGGTGCCGCGGTGAACGCCGTTGCAGCGATTCCAGGTACCGCCACAAAGCCCACAGAACGGGCGCCAACCGTGGATGGGCGGGATCGTCGATTCCCCAACTTTTTAAACTGACGCTATGAAATGCCGAGGCTAAATATTTCTCGACCGCCAGCGGCGAAACTTTTTGAAACCATCCGTCGGCCGTTACCGCTCGCGAGGTGACCTCAAACGGCAACGGGTGATTACTCAAAAATTCGTCGGGATGCCAAAGCGCCCACAATTCTTGAAGCTGCTCGAGGTCTCCTTCCGCCAGACCGCCTTCGACCAGGTGGACGGTACCGGT contains:
- a CDS encoding DNA mismatch repair protein MutS (PFAM: MutS family domain IV; MutS domain V; MutS domain I; MutS domain III~TIGRFAM: DNA mismatch repair protein MutS~COGs: COG0249 Mismatch repair ATPase (MutS family)~InterProIPR007696:IPR000432:IPR005748:IPR007695:IPR 007861~KEGG: adg:Adeg_1925 DNA mismatch repair protein MutS~PFAM: DNA mismatch repair protein MutS, C-terminal; DNA mismatch repair protein MutS-like, N-terminal; DNA mismatch repair protein MutS, core; DNA mismatch repair protein MutS, clamp~SMART: DNA mismatch repair protein MutS, C-terminal; DNA mismatch repair protein MutS, core~SPTR: DNA mismatch repair protein mutS;~TIGRFAM: DNA mismatch repair protein MutS, type 1), whose protein sequence is MSHPVKTTPMLDQYYRLKAEQPDALLLFRLGDFYELFGPDAELAAPLLDLQLTSRDGRVPMCGVPHHALHQYARKLLEAGYTVAIAEQMEDPALAKGLVDRQIVRVLTPGTVIPEDDEGVPRLAVWYRDRSGWTLAVAELSTGTVHLVEGGLAEGDLEQLQELWALWHPDEFLSNHPLPFEVTSRAVTADGWFQKVSPLAVEKYLASAFHSVSLKSWGIDDPAHPRLAPVLWALWRYLESLQRRSPRHLTQIVWHALGGSVRIGPTQLAQLDIVDGPYSLYRHLDLTATKMGSRVLREWLERPLADRAAIESRHRRVVWLVQKALVRDQLREALAQVGDLSRRVARTVLGLARPRDLAAIRTALSRIPTIAALLVDAPDASGLDPEDTDWTELATLLDGLIDPPPARWDDSPLVKDGLDPEIDQQRQLLRDQRERLALLEATERERSRIKSLRVGYHRTYGYYLEVTKSQAKEVPGDWQRRQSTTHTERYSSDALRELEHQIQSADGTIRARERDWTEKWLQAITQSADRLTRVSRRLAEWDALNALAEAMVRYHYTSPQWVDDAAPVVIEGLQHPVLAQHLEDYVVSDLTISPPCRAIVITGPNMGGKSTYMRAIAQNVLMAQIGGGVAARRFQMPVRHAVLTRIGADDNLVRGQSTFMVEMEEVAAILRQAGSRALVLLDELGRGTSTYDGMALALAVMERLATADGPITLFATHYHELTDLAEQHPHMTNLTVEVVETARQPIFTHRVIPGRASRSYGIHVAQMAGLPPTVIARAKAYLKELESRHPSAAAPAEQITLFAPDPIWEQFRQSLLALNLDDVSPREAWQWLQQWQARLGGK
- a CDS encoding tRNA dimethylallyltransferase (PFAM: IPP transferase~TIGRFAM: tRNA dimethylallyltransferase~COGs: COG0324 tRNA delta(2)-isopentenylpyrophosphate transferase~HAMAP: tRNA dimethylallyltransferase~InterPro IPR018022:IPR002627~KEGG: adg:Adeg_1922 tRNA delta(2)-isopentenylpyrophosphate transferase~PFAM: tRNA isopentenyltransferase~PRIAM: tRNA isopentenyltransferase~SPTR: tRNA dimethylallyltransferase;~TIGRFAM: tRNA delta(2)-isopentenylpyrophosphate transferase), with amino-acid sequence MDAAAKIPLLVIAGPTAVGKTALSLAVAEQLAGEIVSADSAQVYRGLDIGSAKVSPAIRQKIPHHLIDIVEPDQPFSVADYQRAAQKAIAEIAARGRLPILVGGTGLWIRAVVQNFDLPEDAGATPWRARLMRQGETQGWDGLRRQLRVVDPASYVAIQPNDHRRLVRALEVFFHTGRRLKRSPGESPYAVRYWVLSRPPSQLHRLIEQRVRDMLAAGLVDEVRRLLANGVPPHAQSLSAIGYREVVQWLYGQLTAEERDRLIIRHTQQYAKRQLTWFRSEKMARWLDLSAWTPEQAVDAITASLGR
- a CDS encoding AAA ATPase central domain protein (PFAM: ATPase family associated with various cellular activities (AAA)~TIGRFAM: stage V sporulation protein K~COGs: COG0464 ATPase of the AAA+ class~InterPro IPR003593:IPR003959~KEGG: sth:STH1745 stage V sporulation protein K~PFAM: ATPase, AAA-type, core~SMART: ATPase, AAA+ type, core~SPTR: AAA ATPase central domain protein), producing the protein MTDSWTPPPLGPTSTEEIYHWVEGGRLAPDDALRYLKALQDGPTRPAKPNPPRPRPPEPQAETPEDVLRDLDQLIGLTDIKRMVREIRAWVEIQALRENAGLATDPHMLHMVFSGAPGTGKTTVARILGRLFHALGVLAKGHLVEVERADLVGEYIGHTAQKTRDVIKRALGGVMFLDEAYALARGGEKDFGKEAIDTLVAAMENHRGEFLLILAGYPDEMGWLMASNPGLMSRFPIRLEFPNYGGHDLWLIAHQMVRQRDYLLSPEADANLLRILTDNEGYWHKNAGNARMVRNLLEYAIRRQAVRLLARHTPLTRHDLMLLTWQDFEGGF
- a CDS encoding cell wall hydrolase SleB (PFAM: LysM domain; Cell Wall Hydrolase~COGs: COG3773 Cell wall hydrolyses involved in spore germination~InterPro IPR002482:IPR018392:IPR011105~KEGG: tmr:Tmar_0425 cell wall hydrolase SleB~PFAM: Cell wall hydrolase, SleB; Peptidoglycan-binding lysin domain~SMART: Peptidoglycan-binding Lysin subgroup~SPTR: Cell wall hydrolase SleB) translates to MIERWTDFKRDRMSRWSEAVMTATGAFIMTLILPGFPAAPAGQSVPTRRIEPPTVSQPDRREWVLLAQGRVRKVVPRPAAPTGQVYRIQWGDTLWTLAERFHVTVNDLEEANHLTSPEIYAGQSLIIPETYQVTAGDTLASVAKKFGVPLVLLWHTNRLVSDKLKPGQTLVIPYTGSLPETYAAPTLSTPDPLGNLPNRGAPVTTAQFTANDLLMLAHLVQGEAGDQPFLGQVAVAAVVLNRLKTPGFPKTLAAVIWDPGQFESVSDGAYWQSPGPLAFMAAKAAMAGWDPTGGALYFYNPSLPHAAWMDTLPQTAVIGSQVFCR
- a CDS encoding DNA mismatch repair protein MutL (PFAM: Histidine kinase-, DNA gyrase B-, and HSP90-like ATPase; MutL C terminal dimerisation domain; DNA mismatch repair protein, C-terminal domain~TIGRFAM: DNA mismatch repair protein MutL~COGs: COG0323 DNA mismatch repair enzyme (predicted ATPase)~HAMAP: DNA mismatch repair protein mutL~InterPro IPR014763:IPR003594:IPR013507:IPR014790~KEGG: tro:trd_1668 DNA mismatch repair protein HexB~PFAM: MutL, C-terminal, dimerisation; DNA mismatch repair protein, C-terminal; ATP-binding region, ATPase-like~SPTR: DNA mismatch repair protein mutL 1;~TIGRFAM: DNA mismatch repair protein, N-terminal), whose translation is MGRIHRLDPVVANQIAAGEVVERPASIVKELLENSFDANAGQCRVVLDEGGLARISVKDDGIGMGPEDLMLATERHTTSKLTRLDDLGHSPWLGFRGEALAAIASVSHLTLASRESGAAVGYALTVEFGRIGDLAPRAMSEGTQVEVTRLFDTVPARQKALKSPAAELAACQQVVQQLALCRPDVGITLWHHDRRLLETGGTGDRLAAIMAIFGRDLAEQVIAIDHTFSRGLRIQGYVAPAHVHRANRAGQGLYLNRRWITNWTLRSAIEEAFKPELPDRRYPYFWLWLTLDPDTVDPNAHPTKAEVRLLGERQVAALCHRAVQDALAEAAKPFALNAPAVSEEEARDLAPGPVLQPTWELSGPPAGLGSASRHPEYAGLVPLAQWQAKYILAQGPDGLYIIDQHAAHERIYFEHFRRVGEAVRTSQPLLMAQTETLSAAEWATYQDHREHLRTLGFDLVELGGTTVAIQAVPTAFRDVTHYAGVLRTVLQALEEPTHAGMSHPISWVEEPLFAMAACKAAIKANRPLSHQEMQALIDDLAETEDPRGCPHGRPTILHLTLEEVDRRFGRRG